In Catenulispora sp. EB89, the genomic window ACCCATTGCAGGCCAAGCCGACCGAAGGATCCGTCATGTCTCCATCGACTTTCAGCACCCCGACCGCGATCACCGTCACCCTCGACCTCTACGTCGCCGACGTCCGGATCGCCGCCTCCGACCGCGCCGACACCGTGGTCGAGGTGCGGCCCAGCGACCCGGGCAAGGCCGCCGACGTCAAGGCCGCCGAGAACACGCGCGTCGAGTACGACGAGGCCACGCGGTCGCTGACCGTCGTCACCCGTAGGCCGCGCAACCGTTTCGTCAACTTCAGCAGCAAGCGCCCGGAGTCCATCGACCTGCTCATCGAGGTGCCGACCGACTCCGACCTGCGGGCCGAGGCGGTGATCGGCGAGTTCCAGTCCGTCGGCGTGCTCGGCACCGTCGCGCTCAAGACCGAGATCGGCGGTGTGCGGCTGGCGCAGACCGGGCCGGTCAATGTGCGCACCGGCGTCGGCGAGATCACCGTCGAGGAGGTCAGCGGCGCGGCCGAGGTGACGTGCGGTTCCGGAGTCATCCGGATCGGTGCCGTGGACGGCGTCGCCGAGGTGTCCAACAGCAACGGCAAGGCGATCGTCGGTGTGGTGACCGGGGCGGCGACGGTCCGCTCTGCCAACGGCGACGTCCACGTCGACCGCGCGCTGTCCGACCTCACCGCCACCACCTCCAACGGCGAGGTGCGGATCGGCGAGGTCGTGCGCGGCAAGGTGACCGCCACCTCCAAGAACGGCTACGTCGAGGTCGGCGTCCGCGAGGGCAGCGCCGCCTGGCTGGACCTGAACGCCGGCGTCGGCCGGGTCCACAACGAGCTCGACGCCGCCGACGAGCCGGCGGCCGGGGAGCCGGTCGACAAGGTGGAGATCCACGCCAGCACCAAGCTCGGCGAGGTCGCCGTCCGCCGGGCGCCGCGCCTGGACGAGGAGTGATCGCCGTGACGGTTCCCGGTGCCCGCCGCGCCGCCGCCGAGTCCGCCCCTGCGATCTCGGCCCGCGGCCTCCGCAAGTCCTTCGGCGCGAAGACCGTGCTCGACGGCATCGACCTGAGCGTGCCGGCCGGGACGATCCTGGCGCTGCTCGGCCCGAACGGGGCCGGCAAGACCACCGCCGTGCACCTGCTGACCACCTACCTGCGGCCGGACGCCGGCGACATCCGGATCGCCGGCCACGATCCGGCGAAGGATCCGCAGGCGGTGCGCCGCGCGATCGGCGTCACCGGCCAGTTCTCCGCGGTCGACGGCTATCTCACGGGTCGGGAGAACCTGATGCTGATGGCCGACCTGCACCTGCTGCCGAGGGCGGAGGGGCGGCGGCGGGCCGAGGACCTGCTGGCGCGCTTCGAGCTGACCGAGGCGGCCGACAAGACGGCGGCGACGTACTCCGGGGGGATGAAGCGCAAGCTCGACCTGGCGATGACGCTGGTCGGGAACCCGAAGGTGATCTTCCTCGACGAGCCGACCACGGGCCTGGACCCGCGCAGCCGCCGGGTCATGTGGGACATCATCCGCGGGCTGGTCGCGGAGGGGACGACCATCCTGCTGACGACGCAGTACCTGGACGAGGCCGACCAACTCGCGCACCGGGTCGCGGTACTCGACGGCGGGCGCGTGGTCGCCGAGGGGACGCCGGCCGAGCTCAAGACGCGCATCTCCGGCGGGCACATCGAGCTGACCTTCGCCGACCGCGCCGAACTCGACGCCGCCGCGCTGGTGCTCGCCCCGACCGGCCGCGACGACGACGCGCTCACGCTCCAGCTGGCCGGCGACGGCCGGGTCAGCACCCTGCGGACCCTGCTCCAGCGGCTGGACGACGCCTCGGTCGAGGTCGAGGCGCTGGCCGTGCACACCCCCGACCTCGACGACGTGTTCTTCGCGCTGACCGGCACGACCGACAAGGCAGATAAGGCCGCCAAGATCGACCAGGAAAGGGCCTGATGATGAGCGTTCTGACAGTGGCCGACGTCGGCCCCGGCGGCCTCGACACCCGGACCCACGCCTGGGTCCACGCCCGCATCATGCTGCGCCGCAACCTGCGCCACATGCTGCGCTACCCGTCGCTGACCCTCATGGTCACCATGATGCCGCTGGTTTTCCTGCTCATGTTCGTCTACGTCTTCGGCGGGACCCTCGGCTCCGGACTCGGCGGCGGCACCCCGGTCGGCATGCACGGCGGCCGTCAGGCGTACGCCGCCTACGTCGCCCCGGCGATCATCGTGATGGCGGTCGCCGCCGCCGCGCAGGGCACGGCGATCGCGGTGGCCCAGGACATGACCGAGGGCATCATCGCCCGGTTCCGGACCATGGCCGTGGCCCGCTCCTCGGTGCTGACCGGACACGTCGTCGGCGCCGCGATCCAGACCATGGTGA contains:
- a CDS encoding DUF4097 domain-containing protein, which translates into the protein MSPSTFSTPTAITVTLDLYVADVRIAASDRADTVVEVRPSDPGKAADVKAAENTRVEYDEATRSLTVVTRRPRNRFVNFSSKRPESIDLLIEVPTDSDLRAEAVIGEFQSVGVLGTVALKTEIGGVRLAQTGPVNVRTGVGEITVEEVSGAAEVTCGSGVIRIGAVDGVAEVSNSNGKAIVGVVTGAATVRSANGDVHVDRALSDLTATTSNGEVRIGEVVRGKVTATSKNGYVEVGVREGSAAWLDLNAGVGRVHNELDAADEPAAGEPVDKVEIHASTKLGEVAVRRAPRLDEE
- a CDS encoding ATP-binding cassette domain-containing protein, whose translation is MTVPGARRAAAESAPAISARGLRKSFGAKTVLDGIDLSVPAGTILALLGPNGAGKTTAVHLLTTYLRPDAGDIRIAGHDPAKDPQAVRRAIGVTGQFSAVDGYLTGRENLMLMADLHLLPRAEGRRRAEDLLARFELTEAADKTAATYSGGMKRKLDLAMTLVGNPKVIFLDEPTTGLDPRSRRVMWDIIRGLVAEGTTILLTTQYLDEADQLAHRVAVLDGGRVVAEGTPAELKTRISGGHIELTFADRAELDAAALVLAPTGRDDDALTLQLAGDGRVSTLRTLLQRLDDASVEVEALAVHTPDLDDVFFALTGTTDKADKAAKIDQERA
- a CDS encoding ABC transporter permease, which codes for MSVLTVADVGPGGLDTRTHAWVHARIMLRRNLRHMLRYPSLTLMVTMMPLVFLLMFVYVFGGTLGSGLGGGTPVGMHGGRQAYAAYVAPAIIVMAVAAAAQGTAIAVAQDMTEGIIARFRTMAVARSSVLTGHVVGAAIQTMVSVTVVTLAAIAVGFRPHANVAEWFAAVGVVLLLTFAVTWLCVGLGLSAKSVETASNSPMFLMLLPFLSSGFVPTASLPTGMRWFSQYEPFTPVNETLRGLLTGTKIGDNLVITLAWCLGVAVLSYAWSRRLYEREPKAS